One window from the genome of Leptolyngbyaceae cyanobacterium encodes:
- a CDS encoding NHL repeat-containing protein, protein MSNTQTQTSLKCKQPKKASQIEKLGFWMPDLQKSKIILSQTLNFATLQTFIAILTMASVACWNVPTALAASLLYVVSDRTDSVLKYDLQGNFLGVLDDRSHSGFNGAIGLALDRDGNLYLSRGYSNTIERYNPVTQTFDVFTSGGSLASPHQFAFGGLDNDLYVANHHNGTVQRFDGKTGVFKSTIASDLGNAVGLTIDSTGNIYVTSRDRGTVYKYDGTTLSPFVSEVRAEALLFGPDGYIYVSQNNYNYPSNGSILRYKTDGTPFGVGGNTSDPTFISGNGQISPQQMAFGIDGNFYFADYLSNQVLRYNGSTGEFINVFTKPGYNIEGTWGLAFSSDSSESIPEPTSALSLLALGVLGAGSLLKRKQGEPGSKFN, encoded by the coding sequence GTGTCTAATACACAAACACAAACATCCCTGAAATGTAAACAACCAAAAAAAGCCAGTCAGATCGAAAAGCTAGGATTTTGGATGCCTGATTTGCAAAAATCCAAAATTATTCTCAGTCAAACTTTGAATTTTGCCACGCTACAGACTTTTATTGCCATCCTGACTATGGCGAGTGTCGCCTGTTGGAATGTTCCAACTGCACTGGCAGCCTCATTATTATATGTAGTGAGCGATCGTACTGACAGCGTTCTCAAGTACGATCTCCAAGGGAACTTCCTGGGCGTTCTTGATGACCGTTCGCACAGTGGATTTAACGGAGCCATCGGTTTAGCGTTAGACCGGGACGGCAACCTATATCTTAGTAGGGGCTATAGCAATACGATCGAACGCTACAACCCAGTAACGCAGACCTTCGATGTTTTCACCTCTGGTGGGTCGCTCGCCAGCCCTCATCAGTTTGCATTTGGTGGGCTGGACAACGATCTTTATGTTGCCAATCATCATAACGGCACCGTACAAAGATTTGATGGAAAGACGGGAGTATTCAAAAGTACTATTGCTTCTGACTTGGGCAATGCTGTTGGTCTTACCATCGACTCTACTGGCAATATTTACGTGACAAGCAGGGATCGAGGTACTGTTTACAAATATGATGGAACAACCCTGTCTCCTTTTGTTTCAGAAGTTCGCGCCGAAGCTTTGCTGTTTGGGCCTGATGGCTATATTTACGTCAGCCAAAATAACTATAACTATCCTAGCAATGGCAGTATTTTGCGCTATAAGACGGATGGAACGCCTTTTGGTGTAGGTGGTAACACCTCAGATCCTACCTTCATCTCTGGTAACGGGCAAATTTCTCCACAACAAATGGCTTTTGGCATAGACGGCAACTTTTACTTCGCTGATTACCTTAGTAACCAAGTTTTAAGATATAACGGCTCAACAGGCGAATTCATAAATGTCTTTACTAAACCTGGTTATAACATAGAGGGAACTTGGGGTTTGGCCTTTTCTTCAGACTCATCGGAAAGTATTCCCGAACCTACTTCTGCATTAAGTTTATTGGCTTTGGGTGTTTTGGGTGCAGGTTCGCTGCTGAAACGCAAGCAGGGAGAACCTGGTAGCAAGTTTAACTAA
- a CDS encoding YciI family protein has product MAKYVLWGSYCEDVLEKRAPYRQAHLDGLAAQKESGVLITIGPTKDLTKVFGIYEAPDEATVRQLIEADPYWQNGIWTEYEVREWIQAI; this is encoded by the coding sequence ATGGCTAAATATGTTTTGTGGGGAAGTTACTGTGAAGATGTTCTGGAAAAAAGAGCACCTTACCGTCAAGCTCATTTAGATGGACTCGCTGCCCAAAAAGAATCTGGTGTTTTAATCACTATTGGCCCTACCAAAGATTTAACGAAAGTTTTTGGTATTTATGAAGCACCAGATGAAGCTACAGTGCGTCAGTTAATTGAAGCCGATCCTTATTGGCAAAATGGCATTTGGACGGAATACGAAGTGCGGGAATGGATACAGGCAATTTGA